In the Streptomyces sp. WMMC940 genome, TCTCGTGCGGCGCCTGATCTGCCAGACACCGACCACCGGCCTCAACCGGATCTTCATGGAGGCGCCGAAGGATCTGGAGACCGACCGGCCGGCCGCCGAGGCGGTCCGGCGCTTCCTGTCCGGCCGGCGCCGCCGCTGGCCGAGCGACGAGGAACTGCGCGAGGCGATCCGTACCAAGCCGTTCTACTGGAGCGGCCGTCCTCCGCAGCGCAGCTACATCCTGCGCCGCCTGGAGGAGAGCTACCGGGCCTCCGAGCCCGTGGACTTCGCCAAGGCGTCCCTCAGTGTGGAGCACGTGCTGCCGCAGCGTCCCGCTCCGGCGTGGTTCGACCTGCTCGCCGAGGAGACGGAGCCCGACCAGACTCCGCAGGAGCTGCACGACCGGCTGGTGCACACCCTCGGCAACCTCACACTGACCGGAGACAACTCCAAGCTCTCCAATCATCCGTTCGAACGCAAGCAGCAGATCCTCGATTCGAGCGCGCTGCGCATGAACCTCGAGATCGCCTCGGCGCAGCGCTGGGGCAGGGCGGAGATCCATGAGCGTGCCGGCCGTCTGGCCGAGCGCGCGGTGGAGCTGTGGCCCGGCCCGATCGGCGGACTCAAGACAACCGGCGAGGAGTCGCCGGGATGGGCCGAGCTGCGCGCCGCGCTGGTCGCGATGCCGAGCGGTACGTGGACGACGTACGGCGATGTCGCAGAGCTGATCGGCAGCCACCCGGTGGCCGTCGGCAGCTATCTCGGCGCCAACCCCACGGTGATCGGCGCCTACCGGGTGCTCACCGCCGAGGGCAAGATCTCGCCCTCCTTCCGCTGGGCGGACGGCAGCGACCGCCCGCCGCCGCAGGACCTGCTGAGCAGTGAGGGAGTGCGCTTCGACTCCTGGGGCCGGGCGCACCGTACCCGGCGCCTGTCGGCCGCCGAGCTGGCGACCCTGCTGGGCAAGGACGTGGGCGGGCCCGCGGTGCTCGACCCGCTCCCCGGCGGGGAGGACGCCGCGGCGGCCGAGCGCTTCCGCACGCAGTTGCAGGGGAACCGGCCGGACGCGTACTCCGGTGTCCTGGCGGCCCTCGACTTCTGGCGCCGCCAGGGCGGCCATGTGACCTACGGCCGGCACGAGGAGACGAGCTGCTTCCCGATGCTCGACGCCGGGACGAGCCACCGGCCCCACCTGCTCTGGCCGTTCGGGATCTACCCGGTGAGCGGAACCGTCGAGGTCGTCTTCCAGTACCTCAAGTCCCGCAGTCCTTTCGACGACACGGAACAGCGCCGCGAGCTGCTGAACCGCCTCAACAAGATCGACGGCATCGACCTGCCCGAGGCGAAGCTGGAGCTGCGTCCGTCGTTCCCGGTGAGTGTCTTCGCGCAGCACGGTGACGAGATCTGCGAGGTACTGGACTGGTTCGTGGGGGTGGC is a window encoding:
- a CDS encoding GmrSD restriction endonuclease domain-containing protein, with translation MRAQEITFLKLVQGDKQFQVPLYQRTYSWGGEQLKRLWEDVGELVDQHLAGDPAAPHFLGSVVLAPGQIQAGGVQRWLVVDGQQRLTTLMLAFTALRDRLKETGDTRAADRVHRQILVNEFHEGLDHYRLLPTQADREAYTACVQSRAEAGGGDNVGAAYRFFRGALAEGPEAGDERWIATVETVLKDLLSIVEITAESGDNVYRIFESINNTGVGLSQSDLLRNYVFMLLPRRGERIYQELWLPMQQSLGPKNLELLVWLDLVVRGHHKTKQSEIYREQQKRLQPLAGDEDALQREIEQLAERAGRFLRIIEPARERSPALRAVLERLASWGGQTHFPLALHLLDLLAADRTTPDDAAQALGYVESYLVRRLICQTPTTGLNRIFMEAPKDLETDRPAAEAVRRFLSGRRRRWPSDEELREAIRTKPFYWSGRPPQRSYILRRLEESYRASEPVDFAKASLSVEHVLPQRPAPAWFDLLAEETEPDQTPQELHDRLVHTLGNLTLTGDNSKLSNHPFERKQQILDSSALRMNLEIASAQRWGRAEIHERAGRLAERAVELWPGPIGGLKTTGEESPGWAELRAALVAMPSGTWTTYGDVAELIGSHPVAVGSYLGANPTVIGAYRVLTAEGKISPSFRWADGSDRPPPQDLLSSEGVRFDSWGRAHRTRRLSAAELATLLGKDVGGPAVLDPLPGGEDAAAAERFRTQLQGNRPDAYSGVLAALDFWRRQGGHVTYGRHEETSCFPMLDAGTSHRPHLLWPFGIYPVSGTVEVVFQYLKSRSPFDDTEQRRELLNRLNKIDGIDLPEAKLELRPSFPVSVFAQHGDEICEVLDWFVGVAALDLARRD